The window GTTTTATAATGGTATTATTAAGATAATACATTTTTTGGATTAGAAGATCAGATTTAACTTGTTATTTATTGCTAAGCTATATCATGCCTGTTTTTCTCATTATGGTTGTCTTCTAATTTGATGGTTATGGTTGATGATTGACCATGTTGCTTTTGGTAGGCCAACTTTTAGAATAATATATTAAGTTCGTTGAATCATCATCTGAAAATTGCCTGTTTGTTTGAGTCTTTCACCTTTTGTTATTGATATTACGCAagtattttattaaattaaaacatATACATACCGTTACGTTGTTTGCATTTCAAATTCTTGATATATGCTGTATTCTGTTGTTTAGTGTCAAATTCATGTCTTATACGTTGACCTGTCTATCTTTGATATTTTATTGTATCTTTGAACATTACTTTCTTTCTAAATGCCAATTTAGGCTTCTAACTAATTTCTCACATATTCCCTTCAATCCATGGTATAAATTAATAAGTTTATTTACGATATTAAATACTTGCACAGGAAAAAGCATCACCTATCGAGTGTCATAAAAAGAATATTGGAAGGTAAATCATCTCAAGCGCAACATAAGACAGTTGGCCGTTCATTGTGGCCTTCTGCATCAGCTCAAGGTACTGTTACTAATAATCACATATATATGTAATGTTATTTGAATGCGTACGTACAGACCAATGTGTTGATAAGTAACAAATATTAGCCAGATTTGAGAGTATTTGAGATGGAAAAGGAGAGGGACGACACAACTTCCCCAAGAGGTGTTTTAGAAGAAGTATGTGTACGAAGTTATGATCAGGATTCAAATTCATCTGATTCAGATCCAAAATCTCGGTGGGTGAAATTCTTTAAAATGTGGAGAAAAGGCTTTTCTAAAAGGGTATCTTCATTGCCACCTGTTACACCAAAGACTTCGAGAAAAAAACACATGAGTGATAGACATAACCACCCGGATGCaaatttttctcatttcaagtcTCATTGGAAAATTTTCACACTTCCGGAACTTGAAGCAGCAACTAACAATTTTAGTGAAGGTCTGCAATCTCCCCTAACTCAATGTTTCACATTAGTATGAGTGGGACCCTGATATCCTTACAAGAGGTTTTAGGTTCAAATCTTGTGGTGATCATGTACATTACAGTAAAAAATACTTGCCCTCTTGGTTAATCCGAACAGGGAAAATCTCATAACTTTTAACTTACAATTACCACTATGTCATAATTAACTACATTTCCAGATACCTATTCATATATTTCATTTGTGCATACACAACCTTTTGACTTGAGAAGCATTTATTAATTTTGAAACTTTTGTTAAAAAAATTGGATATGTTTTGTTTCAGAGAATGTGATTGGAAGTGGAGGCTTTGCAGATGTTTACAAAGGCTGCTTAGAAGATGGGAGGTCGGTGGCTATTAAACGACTCAATAAAGGGACAGCAGAAGAGCAAACAATTGGATTTCTTTCTGAAATTGGAATGATAGCACATGTTGATCATCCTAATACTGCTACATTGATTGGATATAGTGTTGAAGGTGGAACACATCTTGTTATGGAGTTATCTCCCCATGGAAACTTAGGATCCGTGTTGCGTGGTATGTTCAAACATGCCATATACTCTTTGTTTTATATCttctaattcatatatataatatagaatacTTAATTATTTCCTTTTAGGTCCGAAGGAGAAATTAAATTGGGGTGCAAGATACAAGATTGTTCATGGGACAGCCAATGGCTTGTTATATCTTCATGAGAACTGTCAAAGGAGAATTATTCATAGAGATATAAAAGCTGATAACATTCTTCTAATGGACAATTTTGAGCCGCAGGTATGGGTCTTAATTTTGTACACATCATAAGATCGTATCAGATGTGCTAATTAAGAATCAATTACTTAAGAATGGGTTGATTTCTCTCGTAGTTAACTCAAAAATGTTATAACCAAAAATCGTTAGCTAAAAAGAGAAAAGGTCAAACGGGGAATAAGTTgtcaaaagtataattttatatattcaACTTCCTAATATGTGATTTATGGGATGTCTGGGCGATCTTTATAATATACTTCAGTCATTTCGTGTAATTCACATTGAGTGTGTAACTGTTATACAATTATATTTCAGATATGTGATTTTGGCCTTGCAACATGGCTACCAAAAGAGTGGAGTCATCATACTGTATCAAAATTTGAAGGCACATTTGGGTATGTAAAATCCATAAGTCTATGTAAAACGTCTCTGTTTGCCTTAATATGCTATATTTGACGTTGCTCACCCTTTTGTTCCACAGATATTTTGCACCAGAATACTTCATGCACGGCATAGTTGATGAGAAAATCGATGTCTTTTCATATGGTGTTCTAGTTTTGGAGCTCATAACCGGACGTCAAGCTTTAGATGAGTCACAGAAAAGTCTTGTACTTTGGGTAAGTTAAAATATGAATAATGAATGTATACTTTCTTATAACAAATGTCATGTTGTATAGTTTAGTTTTTTTTATCTCAAACCTAAAAACACTATTCTCCTAAAAGGCAAAACCTTTGATGGAAGCAAATAAAATAAGAGAACTAGTCGATCCATCGCTAGGTGATGATTACAACCAGCAAGAAATGGAACGAGTAATTTTGACAGCCTCGTTGTGTCTTGAAGTCACTCCAGCTATGAGACCTCGAATGAGTCAGGCAAGTAATACGTTTATCCCCTTTATCTTTCAATTTTTTAGTTTACAAATACACTTTCTGCCCATATGATTGTTAAACTTTGTAAGATGATTTATAGATGGATACTTATAAAACACAAGTTGCACGTTGTTTATCAactttgtatattaatatataGGTTTTGATGCTATTAAGAAACGATTATAATCCAAAAGGTTCGACGCCACAACAAAAAAAACGAGCATTCCAAAGAACCTATTCAGAGGAGCTCATGGATGCTCAAGAGTACAATTTAACAAGAAATTTTAACAATACGCCTCAATCTTGAATACAAATTTCACTTTAAGATGCCGATAACAAGATAACCAAGTTTATCTGTACATATGGATTCTTGTGCAACTGTGGCATATGATGCTGTAAATATAGTTGTAGGATTGTAACAGAGAAGCAGGAAGTGTGAAATTCAATTTGTTTTATGAGCCTGAAAGTGTTATGGCTTGCATACAATTATGCCAAATTCCAAGTGTAGTAAACTTGCATTGAAAATGTACAGGTTATTAACTAAAACCATTGTTTCTTGTTCTGAAATTGATAGGTAAGTTTTAATGACATGTATCTCATACATATTTCCTTTATACTGGGTAAATAAAGTTACTAATGATATGAATTAATAGGACGGCTAGTTTTAATGTGTTGTCGTTAGGACGCAAAAGCATCAGACCAAGGATAACAAAGTGTCCGAGATTTAAATACATATACAGTTGGGGCTCGAGCTATATACCACTTACTTCCCCATTCAAACGAGCAAGTGATAATATAATTTGAGATCGTATTTTTTTTACATTTTCAAACAACGTGGGATTTAAGTTGCGTCTTAGATAAACCATGTAGCAAGTAAGTTTAGTTTTAGGGTTTTAAGGTAATAACTGGTGCGGTAAATAATAAAGGTAGTAAGTAAAGCAGAAAAGATAAAAGTGATAGGATGCAATATTCAGAGAGAGATAGCTGGAGGTTAATCGAAGATAAAGTTTGATTAGGTAGGAAGTACTTCTGGGTTGCGTACATAAGAGTATGAGGTCGGATAACTTGCTCTCCCGAATAGTCCGAACAaagaaaaccttctaccttttaccCTTTTTACCACCCTTTTTCTAAAGTGTAGTTTTAGAGAtatatttgtttttattaaaaccaCATTCCcaatttgaatgcaaaataaaaaccGCATATTGCGAGTTGCTATTTATGTACAAATGCGTAATTTTAGAGTTGTATAATGTGATTTAAATTGATTGAGGGGGTTCGTTTGAATTTAGTCAATAAAGGTGGATAGATAAACGAATCACAAATTAGAATGTTTTATAGCAACTTATAAGCGGTCAAAGTGCGTTTAAAAGTCAAAATCAACGTAAACGGAAAAACTAAAGGTCTCTGAGGTAGAATTTTGAATTTTTTTAGGACAAAACGCCTTCGACCATTGATCACAAAAAAAATACAATATTTAAAATAATGCCTAAATCGGAGTTGCGAGTTAAAAGATATGACGTTTTACAGTTTACAACAAATTTATTTTGGTCGCAACTCGCGAGCCTAGCACACATGGCTCGCACGCACCTTGCGTAGGAATTTTGGAGAATTTTTTTCTAAGGCGAATGGTCATAGTTCGTTTGAAAAATGAACGTTTTGGTTGATagctgatcaatcctagattatccaattacggttaatcaaggattgagtgcaatgaaggGGTATAATGGATGTCAATTATGGTTTTG of the Rutidosis leptorrhynchoides isolate AG116_Rl617_1_P2 chromosome 5, CSIRO_AGI_Rlap_v1, whole genome shotgun sequence genome contains:
- the LOC139849387 gene encoding receptor-like cytosolic serine/threonine-protein kinase RBK2, encoding MEKERDDTTSPRGVLEEVCVRSYDQDSNSSDSDPKSRWVKFFKMWRKGFSKRVSSLPPVTPKTSRKKHMSDRHNHPDANFSHFKSHWKIFTLPELEAATNNFSEENVIGSGGFADVYKGCLEDGRSVAIKRLNKGTAEEQTIGFLSEIGMIAHVDHPNTATLIGYSVEGGTHLVMELSPHGNLGSVLRGPKEKLNWGARYKIVHGTANGLLYLHENCQRRIIHRDIKADNILLMDNFEPQICDFGLATWLPKEWSHHTVSKFEGTFGYFAPEYFMHGIVDEKIDVFSYGVLVLELITGRQALDESQKSLVLWAKPLMEANKIRELVDPSLGDDYNQQEMERVILTASLCLEVTPAMRPRMSQVLMLLRNDYNPKGSTPQQKKRAFQRTYSEELMDAQEYNLTRNFNNTPQS